A stretch of Vigna angularis cultivar LongXiaoDou No.4 chromosome 4, ASM1680809v1, whole genome shotgun sequence DNA encodes these proteins:
- the LOC128196099 gene encoding uncharacterized protein LOC128196099 codes for MMEDIRMYLMKRWARNREKIRLYEGSICPKIYKRFQKELNNTKYWIPSWSGLKLFEVRHTSNIGDKFVVDIDKVDCSCRKWSITGIPCCHALTAMTFLNINGEDYISHWFTKSTYEQTYFPMIYPVHGAHMWEMTSMPDVLPPPKRILPGRPKKKRRLEPWELKKDDTELRQGGTRKRCGICRELGHKRNNCPQAAQAAPTTPNATQSSQITQCEVEQPQQSHPSTTAPQTTSTPADPTATAPSN; via the exons ATGATGGAAGACATTCGTATGTATCTAATGAAGAGATGGGCAAGAAATAGAGAGAAGATAAGGTTATATGAAGGTTCCATTTGCCCCAAAATTTATAAACGATTTCAAAAGGaattaaacaacacaaaatattGGATACCTAG CTGGTCAGGATTGAAATTATTTGAAGTGAGACACACTTCCAACATTGGTGACAAGTTTGTTGTTGACATAGATAAAGTGGACTGTAGTTGCAGGAAATGGAGTATAACAGGAATCCCATGCTGTCATGCCCTCACTGCCATGACATTTTTAAACATCAATGGAGAAGACTACATCTCACATTGGTTTACAAAGTCAACCTATGAACAAACATACTTTCCAATGATATATCCAGTCCACGGTGCTCATATGTGGGAAATGACTTCAATGCCTGATGTGTTGCCTCCACCTAAGAGAATTTTGCCTGGTAGaccgaaaaagaaaagaagattagAGCCTTGGGAGCTTAAGAAAGATGACACTGAACTAAGACAAGGTGGAACACGTAAGAGATGTGGCATATGTAGAGAGCTTggacataaaagaaataattgtcCACAAGCTGCCCAAGCTGCTCCAACAACTCCAAATGCAACTCAATCAAGTCAAATTACTCAATGCGAGGTTGAACAACCCCAACAAAGTCACCCATCAACAACAGCACCTCAGACAACTTCAACACCAGCTGACCCAACTGCCACAGCACCTTCAAACTGA
- the LOC108330603 gene encoding NADP-dependent malic enzyme isoform X2, protein MSSISLKENGGEVSATKDYSNGGGVRDLYGEDSATEDHLITPWTFSVASGYSLLRDPRYNKGLAFTEGERDAHYLRGLLPPAVLNQELQEKRLMHNLRQYEVPLHRYMAMMDLQERNERLFYRLLIDNVEELLPVVYTPTVGEACQKYGSIFRRPQGLYISLKEKGKILEVLKNWPEKSIQVIVVTDGERILGLGDLGCQGMGIPVGKLSLYTALGGVRPSSCLPITIDVGTNNEKLLNDEFYIGLRQRRATGKEYAELLDEFMRAVKQNYGEKVLIQFEDFANHNAFDLLEKYSSSHLVFNDDIQGTASVVLAGLLASLKLVGGALADHTFLFLGAGEAGTGIAELIALEISKQTNAPVEETRKKIWLVDSKGLIVSSRLESLQHFKKPWAHAHKPVKGLLDAVKAIKPTVLIGSSGVGKTFTKEVVETMASLNEKPLILALSNPTSQSECTAEEAYAWSKGKAIFASGSPFDPVEYEGKLFVPGQANNAYIFPGFGLGLIISGAIRVRDEMLLAASEALAAQVSEENYDKGLIYPPFSNIRKISAHIAAKVAAKAYDLGLASHLPRPKDLVKYAESCMYSPGYRSYR, encoded by the exons ATGTCGAGCATTTCCTTGAAGGAGAACGGTGGTGAGGTTTCTGCCACGAAGGATTATAGCAATGGTGGGGGTGTGAGGGACTTGTATGGTGAGGATAGCGCCACTGAGGACCATCTCATCACTCCATGGACCTTCTCTGTGGCCAG TGGATACAGTTTGCTGAGAGATCCACGCTACAACAAAGGGCTGGCCTTTACTGAGGGAGAGAGAGATGCTCATTACTTGCGTGGCCTTTTGCCCCCAGCTGTTCTCAATCAGGAACTTCAG GAAAAGAGGTTGATGCACAATCTTCGCCAGTATGAGGTTCCTCTGCATAGGTACATGGCCATGATGGATCTCCAG GAGAGGAATGAAAGGCTATTCTACAGGCTTCTGATCGATAATGTTGAGGAACTGCTTCCTGTTGTTTACACTCCAACGGTTGGAGAAGCGTGTCAGAAATACGGCAGCATTTTTAGGCGTCCTCAGGGTCTATATATcagtttgaaagaaaa GGGCAAGATCCTTGAAGTACTAAAAAACTGGCCAGAAAAGAGTATTCAAGTTATTGTTGTGACTGATGGTGAGCGTATATTAGGACTTGGAGATCTTGGCTGCCag GGAATGGGAATTCCTGTTGGGAAACTTTCTCTCTATACTGCTTTAGGAGGTGTTCGCCCTTCGTCC TGCTTGCCTATTACCATTGATGTTGGCACAAACAACGAGAAGTTGCTGAATGATGAGTTTTACATTGGGCTTAGACAAAGGCGTGCAACTGGGAAG GAATATGCGGAGCTTCTAGACGAGTTTATGCGTGCAGTTAAGCAGAACTATGGAGAGAAAGTTCTCATACAG TTTGAGGATTTTGCCAATCATAATGCATTTGATCTGCTGGAAAAATACAGTTCATCTCATCTTGTTTTTAACGATGATATCCAG GGCACGGCATCTGTTGTGTTAGCAGGATTGCTTGCATCCCTGAAATTAGTTGGGGGAGCCTTAGCTGACCACACCTTCTTGTTCTTGGGTGCTGGAGAG GCTGGAACTGGTATAGCAGAGCTGATTGCTCTTGAGATTTCAAAGCAG ACAAATGCTCCAGTGGAAGAGACCCGAAAGAAGATCTGGCTTGTGGATTCAAAG GGACTTATTGTTAGCTCTCGTCTGGAATCACTTCAGCACTTCAAAAAGCCTTGGGCACATGCGCATAAACCTGTGAAGGGGCTACTAGATGCTGTCAAG GCAATCAAGCCAACCGTTTTGATTGGATCATCTGGAGTAGGGAAGACATTTACCAAGGAGGTGGTTGAAACCATGGCATCCTTGAATGAG AAACCACTCATTCTTGCTCTCTCCAATCCAACTTCACAATCTGAGTGCACAGCTGAAGAAGCTTACGCATGGAGCAAG GGTAAAGCAATCTTTGCTAGTGGAAGCCCATTTGATCCTGTTGAATATGAAGGAAAACTTTTTGTTCCTGGACAG GCCAACAATGCTTACATATTTCCTGGTTTTGGCTTGGGTTTGATCATCTCTGGTGCAATCCGTGTGCGTGATGAGATGCTCCTGGCAGCCT CCGAAGCTTTGGCTGCACAAGTATCAGAGGAGAACTATGACAAGGGACTGATTTACCCTCCATTCTCAAACATCAGGAAGATATCAGCCCACATTGCGGCTAAAGTGGCGGCTAAGGCATATGATCTAG GTTTGGCTTCTCATCTGCCTCGACCAAAGGATCTTGTTAAATATGCAGAAAGTTGCATGTACAGCCCCGGCTACCGAAGCTACCGTTGA
- the LOC108330603 gene encoding NADP-dependent malic enzyme isoform X1 — protein MMWLNRRRHNIITLLQHTKKLLPVIMSSISLKENGGEVSATKDYSNGGGVRDLYGEDSATEDHLITPWTFSVASGYSLLRDPRYNKGLAFTEGERDAHYLRGLLPPAVLNQELQEKRLMHNLRQYEVPLHRYMAMMDLQERNERLFYRLLIDNVEELLPVVYTPTVGEACQKYGSIFRRPQGLYISLKEKGKILEVLKNWPEKSIQVIVVTDGERILGLGDLGCQGMGIPVGKLSLYTALGGVRPSSCLPITIDVGTNNEKLLNDEFYIGLRQRRATGKEYAELLDEFMRAVKQNYGEKVLIQFEDFANHNAFDLLEKYSSSHLVFNDDIQGTASVVLAGLLASLKLVGGALADHTFLFLGAGEAGTGIAELIALEISKQTNAPVEETRKKIWLVDSKGLIVSSRLESLQHFKKPWAHAHKPVKGLLDAVKAIKPTVLIGSSGVGKTFTKEVVETMASLNEKPLILALSNPTSQSECTAEEAYAWSKGKAIFASGSPFDPVEYEGKLFVPGQANNAYIFPGFGLGLIISGAIRVRDEMLLAASEALAAQVSEENYDKGLIYPPFSNIRKISAHIAAKVAAKAYDLGLASHLPRPKDLVKYAESCMYSPGYRSYR, from the exons ATGATGTGGCTCAATAGGCGTAGACACAATATTATCACTCTGTTACAACACACAAAA AAGTTGTTGCCAGTGATCATGTCGAGCATTTCCTTGAAGGAGAACGGTGGTGAGGTTTCTGCCACGAAGGATTATAGCAATGGTGGGGGTGTGAGGGACTTGTATGGTGAGGATAGCGCCACTGAGGACCATCTCATCACTCCATGGACCTTCTCTGTGGCCAG TGGATACAGTTTGCTGAGAGATCCACGCTACAACAAAGGGCTGGCCTTTACTGAGGGAGAGAGAGATGCTCATTACTTGCGTGGCCTTTTGCCCCCAGCTGTTCTCAATCAGGAACTTCAG GAAAAGAGGTTGATGCACAATCTTCGCCAGTATGAGGTTCCTCTGCATAGGTACATGGCCATGATGGATCTCCAG GAGAGGAATGAAAGGCTATTCTACAGGCTTCTGATCGATAATGTTGAGGAACTGCTTCCTGTTGTTTACACTCCAACGGTTGGAGAAGCGTGTCAGAAATACGGCAGCATTTTTAGGCGTCCTCAGGGTCTATATATcagtttgaaagaaaa GGGCAAGATCCTTGAAGTACTAAAAAACTGGCCAGAAAAGAGTATTCAAGTTATTGTTGTGACTGATGGTGAGCGTATATTAGGACTTGGAGATCTTGGCTGCCag GGAATGGGAATTCCTGTTGGGAAACTTTCTCTCTATACTGCTTTAGGAGGTGTTCGCCCTTCGTCC TGCTTGCCTATTACCATTGATGTTGGCACAAACAACGAGAAGTTGCTGAATGATGAGTTTTACATTGGGCTTAGACAAAGGCGTGCAACTGGGAAG GAATATGCGGAGCTTCTAGACGAGTTTATGCGTGCAGTTAAGCAGAACTATGGAGAGAAAGTTCTCATACAG TTTGAGGATTTTGCCAATCATAATGCATTTGATCTGCTGGAAAAATACAGTTCATCTCATCTTGTTTTTAACGATGATATCCAG GGCACGGCATCTGTTGTGTTAGCAGGATTGCTTGCATCCCTGAAATTAGTTGGGGGAGCCTTAGCTGACCACACCTTCTTGTTCTTGGGTGCTGGAGAG GCTGGAACTGGTATAGCAGAGCTGATTGCTCTTGAGATTTCAAAGCAG ACAAATGCTCCAGTGGAAGAGACCCGAAAGAAGATCTGGCTTGTGGATTCAAAG GGACTTATTGTTAGCTCTCGTCTGGAATCACTTCAGCACTTCAAAAAGCCTTGGGCACATGCGCATAAACCTGTGAAGGGGCTACTAGATGCTGTCAAG GCAATCAAGCCAACCGTTTTGATTGGATCATCTGGAGTAGGGAAGACATTTACCAAGGAGGTGGTTGAAACCATGGCATCCTTGAATGAG AAACCACTCATTCTTGCTCTCTCCAATCCAACTTCACAATCTGAGTGCACAGCTGAAGAAGCTTACGCATGGAGCAAG GGTAAAGCAATCTTTGCTAGTGGAAGCCCATTTGATCCTGTTGAATATGAAGGAAAACTTTTTGTTCCTGGACAG GCCAACAATGCTTACATATTTCCTGGTTTTGGCTTGGGTTTGATCATCTCTGGTGCAATCCGTGTGCGTGATGAGATGCTCCTGGCAGCCT CCGAAGCTTTGGCTGCACAAGTATCAGAGGAGAACTATGACAAGGGACTGATTTACCCTCCATTCTCAAACATCAGGAAGATATCAGCCCACATTGCGGCTAAAGTGGCGGCTAAGGCATATGATCTAG GTTTGGCTTCTCATCTGCCTCGACCAAAGGATCTTGTTAAATATGCAGAAAGTTGCATGTACAGCCCCGGCTACCGAAGCTACCGTTGA